CTGCTCCTCGGTGCGCTGATCGGCGCCACCATCGCCGGCAGCTACCTGCGCCGACTCGGCCTGCTCGCCCTCGGCGGCGGCACGGCCTGTCCCCACGGCCTCGACAGCGGCCTTCCCGATCTCCGAAAGGCCTGACGCGATGACCACCGTCAACCCTGCCCCCGCCTCCACCGTCCCCGCCTCGGGCGCCCGCACCGGGGCCTCGTCGGTGGGCTCCCTGCCGCGCGCCGGGTCGCGCGGCGGCAGCGGCGCGGCGCCCCTGAAGAACAACAACTACCGGCTGCTGCAGGTCGTGCTCTTCTGGGCCGGCGCGGTGCTGCTGCCCCTGGGCCTCGTGGTGATCGTGCTCGGCTGGTACGGCGCGGCCAACACGCCCTACGAGTACGACCAGATCTCCTACCTGGTCTCCGGCGGCATGCTCGGCCTCGGCCTGACCTTCTGCGGCGGCTTCCTGTACTTCGGTGCATGGCTGGCCCGGATCGCCGACGACGGGCGCGAGTCCTCCAAGCGCCTGGCCGACACCCTGCTCCTGCTCGCCGACGTCACCTCCCGCGCCGCCACCACCCGCGACGACGGGGTCGACGTCTCCGCGCTGCCCGTCACCGCCGGTGAGGGCACCACGATGCACCGCCGCGACTGCTCCCTCATCGCGCACCGCAGCGACCTGCACCCCGTCGGCGAGCAGAACGGTCACCTGACCACCTGCCGCGTCTGCCGCCCCTGACCCCAGCACCGCCCACCAGCACCGCCCCACCACAGGGAGTCACCGGCCCAGACCCATCAGAACCAGCACCAGCCCACCCGCGAGTCGGCGCAGATGTCGCACTGACCCGGCGCAGATGTCGCACCGACCCGGCCCAGATGTCGCGCTGGCCGGGTCCGGGAATGCCCCACCGCCAGGCGTAGATCCGGGCCGACTCGGCGGGATCTCTGCGCCGACTGGGCGCAACATCTGGGCCGGGTCGGCGGAACATCTGGGCCGGGTCGCTACTCCGGGTCGGTGGCGAGGGCCTCGTCGGGGCGGGTGGCCAGGACGGTGTCGATGTAGTCGCGGGCGGTGTCGAAGATGTCGACGGGGCGCTCGGCGCGCTCCGAGAGGTACCACCGGTGCACCAGCACCTCGTGGAAGAACTCGGCCGGCTCGAGCTTGCCGCGGGACTCGGGCGGGATCATCGCGGTGAGCGGTTCGTAGACGCGGGTGAACCACCGGTTCGCGACGAGCTGGCGGTCCTCGCGGCCCAGGTCGTGGTGGGCGGTGAAGGCGGCGAGGTCGTTGAGCAGGCGCCGGGCCTGGGCGTCCTCGACGTCGAGCCCGGTCAGTGACTGCAGCTCACGGCGGTGGTGCCCGGCCTCGACCACCTTGGGCTGGATCCGCACCTGGTCGCCGTCGTAGTCGGTGACGATGTCGAGCTCGTCGACGTCGAAGCCGAGGTCGTTGAGCCGCTCGATGCGCCGCTCGAGGCGCCACATCTCGCCCGAGGAGAACTCCTCGTGCCCGGTCAGCTCGCTCCACAGCTCGTCGTATCGGCGCTGCAGCAGGGTGACCACCTCGTGCGGGTCGATCTCGTTCGGCCCGGTGCTGCTGGCCTGCAGGTCGAGCAGCTCGGCGAAGACGTTCTCGGTGGCCACGGTGACGTCGTACTCCCGCATCTGCCTCGACAGGCTGGGGCGCAGCTCGCCGGTCTCCGCGTCGACGAGGTACGCCGCGAAGCCGCCGGCGCTGCGTCGGAAAAGCACGTTCGACAGCGACACGTCGCCCCAGTAGAAGTCCGCCAGGTGCAGCCGCACCAGCAGCACCACGAGCGCGTCGATCAGCGAGGGCAGGTCCTCGCGCCCGGCGCCGTGGCTGAACAGGCTGCGGTAGGGCAGCGAGAAGCGCAGGTGCTGGGTGATCAGCGCGGCGGGCAGCGGCTCACCGTCGGCGTCGACCCGTCCGGCGACCACGCCCTGCGGCACCACCGACGGCATGCCCATCCGCTGCAGGTCGCGCAGCAGCCGGTACTCGCGCACCGCGATCTCCTCGACGGTCTCCTTGACCGCGTAGACCCGCTCGCGCAGCTGCACGATCCGCACCACGTGGCGCGAGAGCCCGCGCGGCAGCGGGACGGTGTGCTCGTCGCCCCAGTCCTCCAGCGGCGTGGACCAGGGCAGGGTGAGGATGGCCGGGTCGGGTCGACTGGCGACGATGCGCAGGGCCATCCGGCGAGCCTAGGGCCGAGCGCTCAGAGCCGCCAGAGCTCCACGCCGACCCCGCCGGCGGGCACCCCCAGCACCCCGTCGCGTACGACGAGTGCTCGCGGCGCGCCCGCGGTGGCCAGGAGCGGCTCGGGCTCGCCGACCGGACGGGCCGGGGCGCCGTCGTGGGTCGGCTGCGCGAGGGCCGCCGCGGGCAGCTCGACCGCACCGCCGGGGGCCCGGCGCGCGCAGACCAGCACCGAGCCGGCCGGGTGCTCGCGCACGAAGACGAGCGTGTCGTCGTCGACGTGCGCCCAGCGCAGTCCGCCGCGGACCAGGGCCGGGTGCTCCGAGCGCACGCGGGCGAGGTCGGCGTACACCTGCATCGTCGTGCGGTCCCAGCCCTCGGGGGAGTCCCAGGCCATGGTGCGGCGCGCGTCCTCGCCGTTGACGCCCTCGAGGCCGATCTCGTCGCCGGCGAAGACCATCGGCACGCCCGGCAGCGTGAACTGCAGCCCGGCCGCGACGCGGTGCACCTCGGGGGAGCCGGTCAGGGTGCGGATCCGCGAGGAGTCGTGGGAGCCGAGGATGTTCCACGACCAGGTCGTGGCCCGCCAGCCGTGCCGGGCCACCCACTCGCGCATCGAGCGCTGCACGAGCGCCCCGGGTCGGCGCGGCACCGGCAGCGGCCGCCCGAACGCGCGGGCGGGGGAGGCGGGGTCGCGCAGCCACGACCAGACCGGCCACGAGAAGCCGGAGTAGTTCATGGTGCCGTGCCAGCCGTCGCCGTCGAGGTCCTGCGAGGCGTCGTGGTTGTGCTCGCCGATCACCAGCGCGTCGGGACGCTCGGCGTGGGCGGTGGCCCGCACCGTGCGCGCCACGTCGTGGGCCACGTCGGTGGCGCCGAGGCGCCCGGTCATGTTGGCGACGTCGATGCGCCAGCCGTCGACGTCGTACGGCGCCCGCAGCCAGCGCGCCACGACGCTGTCGGGGCCCTCGGTCATCGCGGCGCGCAGCCCGGGGTCGGTGTGGTCCAGCTTGGGCAGCGTGTGGTGGCCCATCCAGCACTCGTAGGAGCCGTCGGCGCGGAAGCAGTACCAGCCCCGGGTCGGCCCGTCCGGCTCGGCGACGGCGCTGCGGAACCACTCGTGGGTGTCACCGGTGTGGTTGGTGGTCAGGTCGCCCAGCAGCCGCAGCCCGCGCTCGTGCACGGCCGCGGAGAGCCGCGCGTAGGCGTCGTCGCCGCCCAGCAGCGGGTCGACGCCGTCGAAGGTGGAGGCGTTGTAGCGGTGGTTGGACTCCCCGGGGAAGACCGGGGTCGTGTAGAGCACCGTCGCGCCGAGCTCGACCACGTGGTCGAGGTGCTCGGTGACACCGTCGAGGTCGCCGCCGAAGTACTGCAGCGGGGTGCGCGGGTCGGAGCCCTCGAAGACGACCTCGTCGTCCCAGGCCGCGGGCACCGCCCACGCCGGCACCGGGCGCTCGTCGGCGGCCGCGGAGC
This Nocardioides dokdonensis FR1436 DNA region includes the following protein-coding sequences:
- a CDS encoding glycoside hydrolase family 13 protein — its product is MSSTSPGATPSLLHEPHHDGSVLYLDPEAPAPGWPVRVRLRTWVGDPVEAVWLRTSYDAEPVFHRCAEVGRDDSADGQGSVWWEGELPVHNPVTHYRFLIAGPDGTQRWLGAAGVVDHDPPDALDFRVTSHAPPPEWGREAVVYQVFPDRFARSAAADERPVPAWAVPAAWDDEVVFEGSDPRTPLQYFGGDLDGVTEHLDHVVELGATVLYTTPVFPGESNHRYNASTFDGVDPLLGGDDAYARLSAAVHERGLRLLGDLTTNHTGDTHEWFRSAVAEPDGPTRGWYCFRADGSYECWMGHHTLPKLDHTDPGLRAAMTEGPDSVVARWLRAPYDVDGWRIDVANMTGRLGATDVAHDVARTVRATAHAERPDALVIGEHNHDASQDLDGDGWHGTMNYSGFSWPVWSWLRDPASPARAFGRPLPVPRRPGALVQRSMREWVARHGWRATTWSWNILGSHDSSRIRTLTGSPEVHRVAAGLQFTLPGVPMVFAGDEIGLEGVNGEDARRTMAWDSPEGWDRTTMQVYADLARVRSEHPALVRGGLRWAHVDDDTLVFVREHPAGSVLVCARRAPGGAVELPAAALAQPTHDGAPARPVGEPEPLLATAGAPRALVVRDGVLGVPAGGVGVELWRL
- a CDS encoding DUF4032 domain-containing protein encodes the protein MALRIVASRPDPAILTLPWSTPLEDWGDEHTVPLPRGLSRHVVRIVQLRERVYAVKETVEEIAVREYRLLRDLQRMGMPSVVPQGVVAGRVDADGEPLPAALITQHLRFSLPYRSLFSHGAGREDLPSLIDALVVLLVRLHLADFYWGDVSLSNVLFRRSAGGFAAYLVDAETGELRPSLSRQMREYDVTVATENVFAELLDLQASSTGPNEIDPHEVVTLLQRRYDELWSELTGHEEFSSGEMWRLERRIERLNDLGFDVDELDIVTDYDGDQVRIQPKVVEAGHHRRELQSLTGLDVEDAQARRLLNDLAAFTAHHDLGREDRQLVANRWFTRVYEPLTAMIPPESRGKLEPAEFFHEVLVHRWYLSERAERPVDIFDTARDYIDTVLATRPDEALATDPE